TGGAAGATAGGCAGCAAAACCGCGCGTGGCGTGGTCGAGAACAAGGCAGCACACTGGCTGCCCCAGGGCTATATATTCGTCTCCGTCAATTACCGCATGTTGCCCGACATTAAACCGCTGGAACAGGCTGACGATGTCGCCAAAGCCCTGGCAACAGCGCAAAACAAGGCGGCAGAATGGGGTGGATCTGGCAAGCGCTTCATCATCATGGGCCATTCCGCCGGGGCGCACCTGGTTGCCCTGCTGGCCAGCAACCCGTCCATCGCCGCCAGGGCAGGTGCCTCTGCCTGGCTGGCGAGCATTGCGCTGGACAGTGCTGCTTACGACATCGACAAGATCATGGGACAAAAGCATTACCGCTTTTATGATGAAGCCTTTGGTTCTGATCCCGCTTACTGGCAGGCCAGCTCACCCACCCTGCAATTGAAACAATCCGCAGCCCCGTTCGTGGCCGTGTGCTCCAGCGTCAGACCAGACAAACCCTGCGCCCAGGCTGCTGTGTTCATCGACAAGGCCAGGTCACTGGGCATGCAGGCCATGCTGTTGCCACAAAGCCTGAGTCATGCTGACATCAATAAAAATCTCGGGCTGGATAGTGCGTATACCACCGCTGTAGATAATTTCATCAAGCCGCTCGTTGCGGCGCAGGTCAATCCATGACAAGCAAGATCAAGCGCGGTGACATTTACTGGGCCAGCCCTGATGAAGAACGCAGTACCGTCGCTGGCCTGGCGCAC
This is a stretch of genomic DNA from Undibacterium sp. KW1. It encodes these proteins:
- a CDS encoding alpha/beta hydrolase — protein: MMPKPADMTTLPRYALRATAVCLGFLLVMPLIASNAANAGTLRDKIMERRQERKEQRAEQVAEKNEMTEAETTDLAPQGLPAGTKVLRDIAYGSDKRQTMDVYLPANATNLKSMPVIFMVHGGAWKIGSKTARGVVENKAAHWLPQGYIFVSVNYRMLPDIKPLEQADDVAKALATAQNKAAEWGGSGKRFIIMGHSAGAHLVALLASNPSIAARAGASAWLASIALDSAAYDIDKIMGQKHYRFYDEAFGSDPAYWQASSPTLQLKQSAAPFVAVCSSVRPDKPCAQAAVFIDKARSLGMQAMLLPQSLSHADINKNLGLDSAYTTAVDNFIKPLVAAQVNP